A stretch of the Macellibacteroides fermentans genome encodes the following:
- a CDS encoding deoxyribodipyrimidine photo-lyase, producing MRKERIHELNNRTYLPGRYVLYRMQASVRIRNNQALFHAIRLANELNLPLKVVFRLDASFPEANYRHFEFLIQGLKDFASGVSLLGCEFEIRTGTLEEAFLEPLSNAACVVTDKGYLRIQRDWSGWLGEHAPCKVIEVEDNLIVPVESASHKGEWAARTLRPKITDKLPYFTSELEDEIPVLTCRKEASPELSALNERILTNTLEKLRSDAWLIPVAMKGGEQEANRLLNVFVKDKLASYDNDRNDPSLVATSRLSAYLHFGFISPVEIWKAVETYPESAPFIEQLVVRRELAHNYIWFTKNYDSYNSLPEWSRKSLELHEPDKRPFVYDLNLLEEAATHDASWNAAMREMIQTGFMENTMRMYWGKKLIEWSATPQEAYHRMSYLNNRYFLDGRDANSFTGIGWCFGLHDRPWQERPVFGMVRYMNEAGLYRKYNMNAYIGKWS from the coding sequence ATGAGAAAAGAACGGATTCATGAGTTGAACAACCGGACTTATCTGCCGGGCAGGTATGTGCTTTACCGTATGCAGGCTTCGGTCCGGATAAGAAATAATCAGGCGTTGTTTCATGCAATCCGTTTGGCAAACGAATTGAACTTGCCCCTGAAGGTCGTGTTTCGGCTGGATGCTTCCTTCCCGGAGGCAAACTACCGTCATTTCGAGTTTCTTATTCAGGGATTAAAAGATTTTGCTTCCGGGGTATCACTCCTGGGTTGTGAATTTGAAATAAGAACGGGTACGTTGGAAGAGGCTTTCTTAGAGCCTCTTTCAAATGCTGCCTGTGTTGTTACCGACAAAGGGTACCTGCGCATCCAGCGCGATTGGTCCGGATGGCTTGGCGAACATGCACCCTGTAAGGTGATTGAGGTGGAGGATAATCTGATTGTGCCTGTCGAATCTGCTTCTCATAAAGGGGAGTGGGCGGCAAGGACATTGCGTCCTAAAATTACGGATAAACTACCTTACTTCACTTCAGAGCTGGAGGATGAGATACCTGTCTTGACCTGCCGTAAAGAGGCATCACCGGAACTGTCCGCACTAAATGAACGGATTCTGACCAATACACTTGAGAAGCTGCGAAGTGATGCGTGGTTGATTCCTGTTGCGATGAAGGGGGGAGAACAAGAGGCGAACCGATTGCTGAATGTTTTTGTTAAGGATAAACTTGCCTCGTACGATAATGACCGGAACGATCCGTCGTTGGTTGCCACATCAAGGTTGAGTGCTTATTTGCACTTCGGATTTATATCGCCCGTGGAGATATGGAAGGCAGTAGAGACATATCCGGAGTCGGCTCCGTTTATTGAACAATTGGTGGTTCGCAGGGAGCTGGCTCATAATTACATCTGGTTTACAAAGAACTACGATTCCTATAATTCATTACCCGAATGGAGTCGTAAAAGTCTGGAGCTACATGAACCGGACAAGCGTCCGTTTGTTTACGACCTCAACCTGTTAGAAGAGGCTGCAACGCATGATGCTTCCTGGAATGCCGCTATGAGAGAAATGATACAGACCGGCTTTATGGAAAACACCATGCGTATGTATTGGGGGAAGAAACTGATAGAATGGTCGGCCACTCCCCAAGAGGCCTATCATCGTATGAGCTATCTGAACAACCGTTACTTTTTGGATGGTCGCGACGCCAATTCTTTTACCGGGATAGGATGGTGCTTTGGTCTGCACGATCGCCCCTGGCAGGAAAGGCCGGTATTCGGTATGGTACGGTATATGAATGAAGCCGGATTATACCGAAAATACAACATGAATGCCTACATCGGGAAGTGGAGCTGA
- a CDS encoding glucosidase family protein — MIKHTFLSLAAALVCLTAGCSGAKTKSPEQQLAYQITNDTLMHKVDSMAREVVKGGFNAGDGYGEVWIRDYNTFIELAMEVMPDSTIQDNLITFFHFQGKTGDIVDGFIDINKADLNNKGGYKYRLSDTEPRYAAHKNTVETDHEASLVQAVWRYVNKSGNKSFLQKQINGQTVEKRLEMALEFLMNERLDKTYGLIWGTTTADWGDVQPEHPWGVELDENSHLAIDIYDNAFFIIALNHFIELTDRPEAKERWAKVRDDIKVNTRKYLWDEAKQKFIPHIYLKDSPFPSDFDENSIYYHGGTAMAIEAGLLSKEEIAAANATMVANVKASGAPTIGLTLYPPYPEGFFQNKGMYPYGYQNGGDWTWFGGRMIQQLILNGFVEEAYQEINPMINRVIKNNGFYEWYGMGNIPSGSGNFKGSAGVLAKAIHLLHDWAEKNNR, encoded by the coding sequence ATGATTAAGCACACTTTCTTATCACTTGCCGCAGCACTTGTATGCCTGACTGCCGGCTGCAGCGGAGCAAAAACTAAATCGCCGGAACAACAATTGGCTTATCAAATTACGAATGACACCCTCATGCATAAGGTGGATTCGATGGCCAGAGAGGTTGTAAAAGGAGGTTTCAATGCGGGCGACGGCTATGGCGAGGTCTGGATTCGCGACTACAATACCTTTATAGAGCTAGCCATGGAGGTAATGCCGGACAGTACCATACAGGACAATCTGATCACCTTCTTCCATTTTCAAGGGAAAACGGGTGATATCGTGGATGGATTTATCGACATCAATAAGGCCGATCTGAATAATAAAGGAGGATATAAATACCGATTATCCGATACGGAACCTCGCTATGCCGCACATAAGAATACGGTGGAGACAGATCACGAGGCATCCCTAGTGCAGGCTGTTTGGCGCTACGTGAATAAAAGTGGTAACAAATCCTTTTTGCAAAAGCAGATTAATGGCCAGACGGTAGAGAAACGTTTGGAGATGGCCCTGGAGTTTTTAATGAACGAGCGACTGGACAAAACATACGGTTTGATTTGGGGTACAACCACAGCAGATTGGGGAGACGTACAGCCGGAGCATCCCTGGGGAGTGGAGCTGGACGAGAACTCACATCTTGCAATAGACATTTACGACAATGCCTTTTTTATCATTGCGTTGAATCACTTTATTGAGCTGACCGACCGTCCCGAAGCTAAAGAGCGCTGGGCAAAGGTTCGCGACGATATTAAGGTAAATACGCGCAAATATCTATGGGACGAAGCGAAACAGAAGTTTATTCCACACATTTACTTAAAAGACTCGCCTTTTCCATCCGATTTCGATGAGAATTCAATTTATTACCACGGCGGAACAGCCATGGCGATCGAAGCCGGATTGCTTTCAAAGGAGGAAATTGCGGCAGCCAATGCAACCATGGTGGCCAATGTAAAGGCATCGGGTGCTCCAACAATCGGACTAACACTCTATCCTCCCTACCCCGAAGGATTCTTCCAAAATAAGGGAATGTATCCCTATGGCTATCAGAACGGCGGCGACTGGACCTGGTTTGGCGGAAGGATGATCCAACAATTGATTCTCAACGGATTTGTTGAGGAAGCATACCAGGAAATAAATCCGATGATAAATCGGGTTATTAAAAACAACGGCTTTTATGAGTGGTATGGTATGGGAAATATACCCAGTGGTTCCGGTAATTTTAAAGGATCGGCCGGGGTACTGGCAAAAGCCATACATTTACTTCACGATTGGGCCGAAAAGAATAACAGGTAA
- a CDS encoding AlbA family DNA-binding domain-containing protein: protein MKAMTDTDYIYSLIAEGEHQKQDFKFEISDARKIARTLSAFANTDGGRLLIGVKDNGRIAGIRSDEEIYMIEAAAQMYCVPEVKYSMQVYKVEGRSVLLVNVDQTDKKPVYAKDESGKELAYVRVKDENILATTVHLKVWQQSGSPTGVLVEFTQKEQLLLDLLEQNEYISLNQYCKQGGIPRRAAENLMAKFIRFQLIEPVLVNRKFYFKRTNEPK from the coding sequence ATGAAAGCAATGACTGATACAGACTATATATATTCTCTGATAGCCGAAGGAGAACATCAGAAGCAGGATTTTAAATTTGAGATTTCGGATGCAAGAAAGATTGCCCGTACTTTATCGGCATTTGCCAATACGGATGGAGGAAGATTGCTTATCGGAGTTAAAGATAACGGCCGCATTGCCGGTATTCGTTCGGATGAGGAGATTTATATGATTGAAGCTGCCGCACAGATGTATTGTGTGCCGGAGGTAAAGTATTCCATGCAGGTATACAAAGTGGAAGGTCGTTCGGTCTTGCTGGTCAACGTGGATCAAACTGATAAGAAACCTGTTTATGCGAAAGACGAATCCGGTAAAGAGCTCGCTTATGTACGCGTGAAAGACGAAAATATCCTGGCTACGACCGTTCATTTGAAAGTGTGGCAACAGAGTGGAAGTCCCACAGGCGTCTTGGTAGAATTTACCCAGAAAGAGCAACTTCTGCTTGATCTGCTTGAGCAGAATGAATATATTTCTCTCAATCAATATTGTAAACAGGGAGGTATTCCCCGCAGGGCTGCCGAGAATCTGATGGCCAAATTTATCCGTTTTCAATTAATCGAACCTGTTCTGGTAAATAGAAAATTCTATTTTAAACGAACAAATGAACCTAAATAA
- a CDS encoding phytoene desaturase family protein produces the protein MKTVTLIGSGFSSLSAACYMAKNGYKVTLFEKNETIGGRARQFTEEGFTFDMGPTFYWMPDLIERFFNDFGKTSADYYELIRLDPGYKIYFSEKEALSVSADLTEIYAMFDSLEPGSSRFLRSFLQDAEFNYRVAVDKVLYKPANSFSELIMPDTVKRLSQFFTTISARVKQHIKHPYLRQLLEFPVIFLGAKPSNTPLFYCLMNYADMVLGTWHIKGGMFRLADAMKQVAESLGVEIVTQSPVDKIVVEKDKATGVVVKDTFHATDLIISGADYHHTEYLLDESFRNYSETYWQKRVMAPSALLYYVGFDRKIDQVAHHTLFFDTDFTLHAENIYDRPGWPDKPLFYTSFPSITDPQLAPEGKETGIFLIPIAPGITDSEEIRSFYFNQLIDRMENITGQSLKKDVLFYKSYAGADFMRDYNAYKGNAYGLANTLLQTAFLKPSVHNKQVKNLFYTGQLTVPGPGVPPAIISGKIAAGEASKYFNK, from the coding sequence ATGAAAACTGTGACTCTGATTGGTTCAGGTTTTTCCTCTTTATCCGCAGCTTGCTATATGGCAAAGAATGGATACAAGGTCACTCTGTTCGAAAAGAATGAGACGATCGGAGGGCGGGCGAGGCAGTTTACCGAAGAGGGGTTTACATTCGATATGGGACCTACTTTCTATTGGATGCCTGATCTTATAGAACGTTTTTTTAATGATTTCGGTAAAACAAGTGCCGACTATTATGAATTGATTCGGCTGGATCCCGGATATAAGATCTATTTTTCAGAGAAGGAAGCGCTATCAGTATCTGCCGATTTAACGGAGATATATGCCATGTTCGATTCCCTGGAGCCCGGAAGCAGTCGGTTTTTACGTTCTTTTTTACAGGACGCCGAGTTTAATTACCGGGTGGCAGTTGATAAAGTATTGTATAAGCCGGCTAATTCATTTTCCGAACTTATCATGCCCGATACTGTAAAACGGCTTTCTCAATTTTTTACTACGATCAGTGCGCGGGTTAAACAACATATTAAACATCCTTATTTAAGGCAATTGCTGGAATTCCCGGTAATCTTTCTGGGAGCAAAGCCAAGTAATACCCCTTTGTTCTATTGCCTTATGAATTATGCCGATATGGTGTTGGGCACCTGGCATATCAAAGGTGGTATGTTCCGTCTGGCGGATGCTATGAAGCAGGTGGCCGAAAGTCTGGGGGTGGAGATCGTGACACAAAGTCCGGTCGACAAAATTGTGGTAGAGAAGGATAAAGCAACCGGTGTTGTGGTAAAGGACACTTTTCATGCAACCGACCTGATCATATCAGGAGCCGACTACCATCATACCGAATATCTGCTGGATGAATCATTCCGCAATTATAGCGAAACCTATTGGCAAAAAAGAGTGATGGCTCCTTCGGCTTTGTTGTATTATGTAGGCTTTGACCGGAAAATAGATCAGGTGGCACACCACACCTTGTTTTTTGATACCGACTTCACGCTTCATGCGGAGAATATATACGATCGTCCCGGTTGGCCCGATAAACCGCTGTTCTATACAAGTTTCCCCAGCATAACGGATCCTCAACTGGCTCCTGAAGGTAAAGAGACGGGTATATTCCTGATTCCTATCGCCCCGGGAATTACCGATTCCGAAGAGATTCGTTCTTTTTATTTCAATCAGCTTATCGACCGGATGGAGAATATCACGGGGCAATCGCTTAAAAAGGATGTGTTATTTTATAAGTCGTATGCCGGAGCTGACTTTATGCGCGACTACAATGCATACAAGGGTAATGCCTACGGATTGGCAAATACCCTGTTGCAGACGGCTTTCCTTAAACCGTCTGTTCACAATAAACAGGTGAAGAACCTTTTCTATACCGGACAACTTACGGTTCCCGGGCCGGGTGTTCCTCCGGCTATTATTTCCGGTAAAATAGCAGCGGGAGAAGCAAGTAAATACTTTAATAAATAG
- a CDS encoding phytoene/squalene synthase family protein yields the protein MDPLYSTLSFDISRLVTQRYSTSFSLGITCFDPQIRGPIYSLYGFVRFADEIVDSFHEYDKAKLLDDFERDFYKAKAEGISLNPILNSFQQTVKRYNIDDDLIQAFISSMRSDLLRSSYSEKEIKDYIYGSADVVGLMCLKIFVDGNQSEYERLKPYAMRLGSAFQKINFLRDIGHDIQELHRIYFPVLRNQPLNESTKKEILEEIEEDYKVAMQGIRQLPKCAYAGVYTAYLYYYTLTRKIEKTPANILLTKRVRVSDYEKIWLFVKAFVSTKFN from the coding sequence ATGGATCCACTATACAGCACATTGTCTTTCGACATAAGCCGACTGGTCACCCAAAGGTACAGCACCTCCTTCTCTTTGGGCATTACCTGTTTCGATCCTCAGATAAGAGGTCCCATTTACAGCCTGTATGGTTTTGTAAGGTTTGCCGACGAGATTGTGGATTCTTTTCATGAATACGATAAAGCAAAACTACTGGACGATTTCGAAAGGGATTTCTATAAGGCCAAAGCCGAAGGGATAAGCCTGAATCCGATATTGAACTCATTTCAGCAAACAGTTAAGAGGTATAACATAGACGATGATTTGATTCAAGCATTTATTTCAAGCATGCGGAGCGACTTACTCAGAAGCAGTTATTCGGAGAAGGAGATAAAGGATTATATCTATGGCTCGGCCGATGTAGTGGGACTAATGTGCCTGAAAATATTTGTGGATGGTAATCAATCGGAATACGAACGGCTTAAGCCCTATGCCATGCGCCTGGGGTCTGCGTTTCAGAAAATAAATTTCCTTCGGGATATCGGTCACGATATCCAGGAGCTGCATCGGATCTATTTCCCCGTTTTGAGAAATCAACCTTTAAATGAATCGACAAAGAAGGAGATTCTTGAAGAAATTGAAGAAGACTATAAGGTAGCCATGCAAGGGATAAGGCAATTGCCTAAATGCGCTTATGCCGGAGTATACACGGCTTACCTGTATTATTATACGCTGACACGAAAAATAGAGAAAACCCCGGCAAACATTTTGCTTACCAAACGCGTGAGAGTCTCAGACTATGAGAAGATCTGGCTGTTTGTTAAAGCTTTTGTTTCCACAAAATTCAATTAA
- the idi gene encoding isopentenyl-diphosphate Delta-isomerase, translating into MVILVDENDNPIGTMPKMEAHEKAMLHRAFSVFILNANDEVLLQQRANDKYHSAGLWTNTCCSHPHPGEDTLGAARRRLKEEMGMEADLQFVFKFMYKAPFDNLLTEHEIDHVFIGKTNQLPVINPEEVASYKYMKPEEIKLDMEQNPQSYTVWFRIIFNEFYKEIFTHKLAV; encoded by the coding sequence ATGGTGATACTGGTCGATGAAAATGATAATCCCATAGGGACGATGCCGAAGATGGAAGCACACGAGAAGGCAATGCTTCACAGAGCTTTTTCTGTTTTTATATTGAATGCAAACGATGAAGTACTGTTGCAGCAGCGAGCCAATGATAAGTATCATTCGGCCGGACTGTGGACAAACACCTGTTGCAGTCACCCGCACCCGGGGGAAGATACCCTCGGCGCAGCCCGGCGACGGTTGAAGGAAGAGATGGGAATGGAGGCGGATCTGCAGTTTGTGTTTAAATTCATGTACAAGGCTCCCTTTGATAATCTGCTTACGGAGCATGAGATTGACCACGTATTTATTGGCAAAACCAATCAATTGCCAGTAATCAACCCCGAAGAGGTTGCTTCTTATAAATACATGAAACCGGAAGAAATAAAATTGGATATGGAGCAGAATCCCCAATCATATACCGTCTGGTTCCGTATTATCTTCAACGAATTCTATAAAGAAATTTTTACCCACAAGTTGGCTGTGTAA
- the crtD gene encoding 1-hydroxycarotenoid 3,4-desaturase CrtD, giving the protein MKIAVVGSGIGGLASAILLQRKGHQVTVYEKNSCPGGKMGQINVDGYRFDTGPSLFTLPELVDELFELCSVQETERLPYVRLSNNCRYFYPDGTEFNFYQDREALYSEIERVFPHDAAAVRKRLLHAEEVYNLSAPVFLFSAFHKLSNYLTEPYRHMVFKLHKLDFFRTMHGANAKDFTDPRLIQLFDRYATYNGSSPFRAPATLNMIAHLENNKGAFFPVKGMYSIANSLYDLALKQGVRFEFNTRVEEIIRNGAAVSGIRTASGITSVDAVVSDVDVRSVANHLLKHPLKRIINKIERSSSALIFYWGINRSFPRLDVHNILFSSDYREEFKHLFKEKSLSADPTVYLFISSKIVPDDAPAGCENWFVMVNAPSDCGQAWDKLIAEARENIVRKIDKMLGVDIGSCIVTERIASPLTIARDTFSANGALYGTSSNSLLAAFLRHPNTLPGIKNLYFVGGSVHPGGGIPLCIASAKIVSNEIPDAL; this is encoded by the coding sequence ATGAAAATCGCTGTCGTTGGCTCGGGAATCGGCGGGTTGGCTTCGGCCATTCTGCTGCAAAGAAAAGGACATCAGGTAACTGTGTACGAAAAAAACAGTTGCCCTGGAGGGAAGATGGGCCAAATCAACGTGGATGGGTACCGCTTCGATACCGGTCCGTCGCTCTTTACGCTTCCCGAACTGGTGGACGAATTATTTGAATTATGCAGCGTACAGGAAACGGAACGTCTGCCCTATGTAAGGTTGTCCAATAACTGCCGTTACTTTTACCCGGACGGAACGGAGTTCAATTTTTATCAGGACAGGGAAGCCCTCTATTCCGAAATAGAGCGGGTGTTTCCCCATGATGCCGCAGCAGTAAGAAAAAGGTTGCTTCATGCCGAAGAGGTATATAACTTAAGTGCACCGGTGTTTCTTTTCAGTGCTTTCCATAAACTGTCTAATTACCTTACAGAGCCTTACCGCCACATGGTCTTTAAGTTGCATAAGCTCGACTTCTTCCGGACTATGCACGGCGCCAATGCGAAAGACTTTACCGATCCGCGGTTGATACAGCTGTTCGACCGATATGCAACTTATAACGGCTCCAGCCCTTTCCGGGCTCCGGCCACTTTGAATATGATTGCCCACCTGGAGAATAACAAAGGGGCCTTTTTCCCGGTTAAGGGAATGTACTCCATAGCCAACAGCTTATATGATCTGGCCTTGAAACAAGGGGTGAGGTTTGAGTTCAATACCCGGGTGGAGGAGATAATCCGCAACGGTGCTGCCGTGTCGGGTATCAGAACAGCGTCAGGCATCACCTCTGTTGACGCCGTGGTGTCCGACGTTGATGTACGCTCTGTTGCAAATCACCTGTTAAAGCATCCGCTGAAAAGAATCATCAATAAAATTGAACGCTCATCGTCAGCACTCATATTCTATTGGGGGATAAACAGATCCTTTCCCCGATTGGATGTACACAATATATTGTTTAGCAGCGACTACCGGGAAGAATTCAAACACCTGTTCAAAGAGAAAAGTCTTTCGGCAGATCCAACGGTCTACCTGTTTATCAGTTCCAAAATTGTACCGGACGATGCTCCGGCAGGATGCGAGAATTGGTTTGTAATGGTCAACGCTCCGTCCGACTGTGGACAAGCGTGGGATAAGCTGATTGCAGAAGCCCGGGAAAACATTGTCCGCAAAATAGATAAGATGCTGGGTGTAGATATCGGATCGTGTATTGTTACGGAGCGAATTGCCTCGCCACTTACCATCGCCAGGGATACATTCTCGGCAAACGGAGCATTGTATGGCACCTCCTCCAACTCATTGTTAGCGGCATTCTTACGCCACCCCAATACTCTGCCGGGCATTAAGAATCTTTATTTTGTGGGAGGAAGCGTACATCCCGGCGGTGGGATTCCTTTATGTATCGCCAGCGCTAAGATTGTGAGCAATGAAATACCGGATGCCCTATGA
- a CDS encoding carotenoid biosynthesis protein: protein MIKRLRQWETELGTTHLARFYAVGLLMFVLPYTRDLFVKIIPITLLLVFGLALYRNKDWRVKTVLCFLFIVLTSFFVEAIGVATGVLFGAYAYETGLGVKWLDTPLLIGLNWLFLVYASHSIVSQITSNPILRILTGGIAMVGYDLVLEVAAPAMEMWSFQSGYPPFINFLTWFIMAVIYHSLFVALKIKADNPLAGKIFWVQIAFFMCISLFHIFFMP, encoded by the coding sequence ATGATTAAGAGACTCAGACAATGGGAGACCGAACTGGGAACCACACATCTGGCCCGTTTCTATGCGGTAGGGTTGTTGATGTTTGTATTGCCCTATACGCGGGATCTGTTTGTGAAGATTATTCCGATTACATTGTTGCTGGTATTCGGACTGGCATTGTACCGGAACAAAGACTGGCGTGTTAAAACGGTGTTATGCTTTCTATTTATTGTGCTGACCTCATTCTTTGTTGAGGCAATCGGGGTAGCTACGGGAGTGCTGTTCGGTGCCTATGCCTATGAGACAGGACTGGGAGTTAAATGGTTGGATACACCACTTCTGATCGGACTCAACTGGCTCTTTTTAGTTTACGCATCCCATTCCATCGTTTCACAAATAACAAGCAATCCCATCCTTCGGATACTAACGGGCGGAATAGCCATGGTGGGGTATGATCTGGTACTGGAGGTTGCGGCACCGGCCATGGAGATGTGGTCGTTCCAAAGCGGCTATCCTCCGTTTATCAACTTCCTTACATGGTTTATTATGGCGGTAATCTACCATAGCCTATTTGTAGCTCTGAAAATTAAAGCGGACAATCCCCTTGCCGGGAAAATCTTCTGGGTTCAGATTGCATTCTTTATGTGTATAAGTCTCTTTCATATATTCTTTATGCCATGA
- a CDS encoding lysophospholipid acyltransferase family protein has translation MIKANHTFWGGLFFRYYTAVRLRRHFRFIRFEGDVKDNGLPILMIANHFSWWDGFIQLYTNERFFKRRFFVMMLEQQLKKHPILTYAGAFSIRKNARDVIESLDYALKVLTSNQQLLLLFPQGEIKSLYTSDIRFERGLEYLLGKRMNEIQLVFNVNLIDYFSDNKPGLTVYLKEFPLRDITSLERIEDEFNLFAAACKLKQRE, from the coding sequence ATGATTAAAGCAAATCATACATTCTGGGGAGGCCTGTTTTTTCGTTACTATACAGCGGTTAGGCTTCGAAGGCATTTCAGGTTTATCCGCTTTGAAGGCGATGTTAAGGACAACGGACTTCCCATCCTGATGATTGCAAATCATTTCTCGTGGTGGGATGGCTTTATACAGCTTTATACCAACGAACGTTTCTTTAAGAGACGGTTTTTTGTAATGATGTTGGAACAACAGCTTAAAAAACATCCGATATTAACGTATGCAGGGGCTTTTTCCATCCGGAAGAATGCCCGGGATGTGATTGAAAGTCTGGATTACGCTTTGAAGGTGCTGACCAGCAATCAGCAATTGCTCTTGTTGTTTCCGCAGGGAGAAATAAAGAGTTTATATACATCGGATATACGGTTTGAAAGGGGACTTGAATACCTGCTCGGTAAAAGGATGAATGAGATCCAGCTGGTTTTTAATGTGAACCTGATCGACTATTTCTCGGATAACAAGCCCGGACTTACCGTTTATCTTAAAGAGTTTCCATTGCGAGACATCACCTCGCTGGAACGAATTGAAGACGAGTTTAATCTGTTTGCTGCAGCATGTAAATTAAAACAACGAGAATGA
- a CDS encoding glycosyltransferase family 2 protein, whose translation MMVYLGYLFMGLTCVRLLVSFCNWWSRCYLPKPKKYTSRGGVSVLIPARNEANAIGFLLEDLMGCKDTIQEILVYNDNSTDDTAKVVRTYMERCAYIRLIEGDELPSGWLGKNHACHRLATEAHGDRLLFLDADVRVESDLIERAVSYMNEQGLTLLSVFPKQEMTSWGTRISIPLMNLILLSLLPLSLVRLSPWTCFSAANGQFMLFDAATYLHYMPHKLFKHNRVEDIRILKFFKERRLKVATLLGDQSIRCLMYRDLGSAINGFTKNIFYFFGGSQYLTIFFVLYTTIAPGWIFMFNGLEMGMIYLVCLVLIQLFVSLASKQSVLYNVLLMPVKQIVLVSIVYKAIQNFRNKTLIWKDRNILQ comes from the coding sequence ATGATGGTCTATCTGGGATATTTGTTCATGGGACTTACATGCGTACGTTTGCTTGTCTCTTTTTGTAATTGGTGGAGCCGGTGCTACCTTCCAAAGCCAAAGAAGTATACAAGCCGGGGAGGAGTCTCGGTACTGATTCCCGCACGAAATGAAGCGAACGCGATCGGTTTTCTACTTGAAGATCTGATGGGCTGCAAGGATACGATACAGGAGATTTTGGTATATAATGATAACTCGACGGACGATACCGCGAAGGTGGTGCGTACATACATGGAGAGATGTGCATACATCCGGCTGATCGAAGGCGATGAGCTGCCTTCCGGATGGCTGGGAAAGAACCATGCCTGCCACCGCTTGGCTACTGAAGCGCATGGAGACCGGTTGCTTTTTCTGGATGCCGATGTGCGGGTGGAAAGTGATCTGATTGAAAGGGCTGTGTCTTACATGAATGAGCAGGGGCTTACCTTGTTGTCTGTTTTCCCCAAACAGGAGATGACCAGCTGGGGAACACGCATCAGTATTCCGTTGATGAATCTGATCCTGCTTAGTCTGCTTCCCCTTTCGCTGGTACGTTTATCGCCGTGGACCTGCTTTTCTGCCGCCAATGGTCAGTTTATGCTTTTTGATGCGGCAACCTATCTTCATTACATGCCCCATAAGTTGTTTAAACACAACCGGGTGGAGGATATACGTATACTGAAATTCTTTAAAGAACGCAGGTTGAAGGTGGCCACTTTGCTGGGCGACCAATCGATCCGTTGCCTGATGTATCGCGACCTGGGCAGTGCAATCAACGGGTTTACGAAGAATATCTTTTATTTTTTCGGTGGAAGCCAATATTTAACCATCTTTTTTGTTTTATATACTACCATAGCTCCTGGTTGGATTTTTATGTTTAACGGGTTGGAGATGGGTATGATTTATTTGGTTTGTCTGGTGTTGATCCAGCTGTTTGTTTCGTTGGCCAGCAAGCAGTCGGTTTTGTATAATGTACTGTTGATGCCGGTAAAACAAATCGTGCTGGTGAGTATTGTTTATAAAGCGATTCAAAATTTTAGAAATAAAACACTTATATGGAAAGACCGAAATATATTGCAATAA